One Megalopta genalis isolate 19385.01 chromosome 5, iyMegGena1_principal, whole genome shotgun sequence DNA window includes the following coding sequences:
- the LOC117227532 gene encoding uncharacterized protein LOC117227532, giving the protein MVRMLHGGGKQDRSQLIHRCFTGHYTLICRGKMESEETSRPECVGDSLDFSKYAFGKFQETTNWVECESRSYPNRTYFFNLRSLCSTWTRPVSRHIKLQRFPNVKLQNQIVTDDIDNQPIMIVSSESEDDGKSNFRKSKKEIFAWLYHGVDIHDRINDDQTNCTNSLVPDTMNEQDTLLANESAFYEIGYHFVASNDCDKIQISKAALEDVTNTLDFLEVNFSTSDNAIEIVGNNRQPTAEDNNDDSSIVEKCIAYSTSSSEGCRSRELVENYYAPRLQKIRSKHLLKEKRGTKRKGGVSQVKRIRKKPRKIVSGMCGTTTINRDPFELNMPPDVTVTNLSDSSTSTFICRNATPSVPAKTRFPDIVIGEVNLSSDSSSSSSCTSCSSCSTSSDSSETTSESTSGIVSKTIER; this is encoded by the exons ATGGTACGCATGCTGCACGGTGGCGGTAAACAGGATAGATCGCAATTGATTCATCGGTGTTTTACTGGTCATTATACATTGATTTGTCGCGGTAAGATGGAATCGGAAGAAACAAGCAGGCCCGAGTGTGTCGGCGACTCGTTAGATTTCTCGAAGTACGCATTCGGCAAATTTCAAGAAACCACCAATTGGGTAGAATGCGAATCGAGAAGTTATCCGAATCGAACGTATTTTTTTAACTTGAGGTCACTTTGTTCCACTTGGACGAGACCGGTGTCGCGTCATATCAAGCTTCAACGTTTTCCCAATGTT AAATTACAAAATCAGATTGTCACAGACGACATAGACAACCAACCTATTATGATCGTATCATCGGAAAGCGAAGATGACGGGAAATCGAACTTTCGGAAATCGAAGAAAGAGATTTTTGCTTGGCTGTATCACGGTGTTGATATACACGATCGGATCAACGACGATCAAACTAATTGTACAAACAGTTTGGTCCCAGATACCATGAACGAACAAGATACACTTTTGGCCAATGAATCAGCATTCTATGAAATTGGGTATCATTTCGTAGCGAGCAACGACTgcgacaaaattcaaatatcCAAAGCTGCACTGGAGGATGTCACAAACACGTTAGATTTCCTCGAAGTGAATTTTTCTACTTCGGACAATGCGATAGAGATCGTGGGAAACAATCGACAACCTACAGCAGAGGACAACAACGATGACTCTTCGATCGTCGAGAAATGCATCGCGTACTCCACCTCTTCGTCCGAAGGTTGCAGATCCAGGGAACTCGTTGAGAACTATTATGCTCCTCGCTTGCAAAAAATTAGAAGCAAACATTTGTTGAAAGAGAAGCGTGGAACCAAAAGAAAAGGAGGGGTATCGCAGGTGAAACGGATCCGAAAGAAACCAAGGAAAATCGTTTCCGGAATGTGCGGCACGACAACGATTAATCGCGACCCTTTCGAACTGAATATGCCGCCTGACGTTACGGTGACGAATCTTAGCGACAGCAGCACAAGTACCTTCATATGTCGGAACGCGACACCCTCTGTTCCCGCTAAAACTCGGTTTCCCGACATCGTTATAGGCGAGGTCAACCTTTCGAGCGACTCGAGCTCTTCCTCCAGCTGCACTTCTTGCAGTTCGTGCTCTACGTCTTCCGATTCGAGCGAAACTACGAGCGAATCTACGAGCGGTATTGTCTCGAAAACCATCGAGAGATGA